In Haemorhous mexicanus isolate bHaeMex1 chromosome 36, bHaeMex1.pri, whole genome shotgun sequence, a single genomic region encodes these proteins:
- the TBCB gene encoding tubulin-folding cofactor B isoform X1, whose product MNGGGTGPGPVWLAVSSSLNAFRACKRFSPALTIAELKCKLELVVGSPASCMELELFGAEDEPLGTLHWDTPSATPVSPVPSQCPQCHSQCHSQCPQCPLCPLAVQAGAAGSVPMSCTGLELFGAEDEPLGTLHWDTPSATPVPPQCPQCHPSVPSVPSVPSVPSQCKLELVAVSPCPARGWSCLVPRTSPWGHCAGTLPVSLVPLPVPPQCPQCPLPVQTGAAGCVPTSCTGLELFGTKDEPLGTLRWDCPNVPSATPSVPSATPSATPVSPVSPLSLPSTSWSWWWGPRRRAWSWSCLAPRTSPWGHCTVPLPVPPQCHPSVPSATPVSPVPPQCPQCPLCPFPVQAGAGGSVPMSCTGLELFGAEDEPLGTLDCATPSATPVPPQCHPSVPSVPCVPWQCKLELVVGSPCPAWSWSCLAPRTSPWGHCTGTLPVPPQCPQCPQCPLCPFPVQAGAGGGVPGVVHGAGAVWR is encoded by the coding sequence tgcaagctggagctggtggtggGGTCCCCGGCGTCGTgcatggagctggagctgtttggCGCCGAGGACgagcccctggggacactgcactGGGacactcccagtgccaccccagtgtccccagtgccatcccagtgtccccagtgccactcccagtgccactcccagtgtccccagtgtcccctgtgtcccctggcagtgcaagctggagctgctggcagtgtccccatgtcctgcaCGGGGCTGGAGCTGTTTGGCGCCGAGGACgagcccctggggacactgcactGGGacactcccagtgccaccccagtgccaccccagtgtccccagtgccaccccagtgtccccagtgtccccagtgtcccctctgtcccttcccagtgcaagctggagctggtggcagtgtccccatgtcctgcaCGGGGCTGGAGCTGTTTGGTGCCGAGGACgagcccttggggacactgcgCTGGGACACTCCCAGTGTCCCTAGTGccactcccagtgccaccccagtgtccccagtgtcccctcccagtgcaaactggagctgctggatgtgtCCCCACGTCCTGCACGGGGCTGGAGCTGTTTGGCACCAAGGACgagcccttggggacactgcgCTGGGactgtcccaatgtccccagtgccacacccagtgtccccagtgccactcccagtgccaccccagtgtccccagtgtcccctctgtcccttcccagtacaagctggagctggtggtggGGTCCCCGGCGTCGTgcatggagctggagctgtttggCGCCGAGGACgagcccctggggacactgcactGTGccactcccagtgccaccccagtgccaccccagtgtccccagtgccaccccagtgtccccagtgccaccccagtgtccccagtgtcccctctgtcccttcccagtgcaagctggagctggtggcagtgtccccatgtcctgcaCGGGGCTGGAGCTGTTTGGTGCCGAGGACgagcccttggggacactggacTGTGccactcccagtgccaccccagtgccaccccagtgccaccccagtgtccccagtgtcccctgtgtcccctggcagtgcaagctggagctggtggtggGGTCCCCATGTCCTgcatggagctggagctgtttggCGCCGAGGACgagcccttggggacactgcacTGGGacactcccagtgccaccccagtgtccccagtgtccccagtgtcccctgtgtcccttcccagtgcaagctggagctggtggtggGGTCCCCGGCGTCGTgcatggagctggagctgtttggCGCTGA